A window from Heteronotia binoei isolate CCM8104 ecotype False Entrance Well chromosome 15, APGP_CSIRO_Hbin_v1, whole genome shotgun sequence encodes these proteins:
- the PGAP3 gene encoding post-GPI attachment to proteins factor 3 isoform X3: protein MAARTALLLLLGAAGAGPAPVKGSRGDREPVYRDCLAHCEKRNCSGAGLRHFRSQQPLYMSLTGWTCRDDCKYECMWFTVGLYVQEGYRVPQFHGKWPFSRFLFFQEPASAFASLLNGLANLVMLNRYKAAVPPSSPMYHTCIAFAWVSLNAWFWSTVFHTRDTNLTEDPGVETSGFCHRLWGFPAPLLGLPHLLPDARAL, encoded by the exons ATGGCGGCTCGGACGGCGCTGCTGCTTCTCCTGGGGGCGGCGGGGGCAGGCCCGGCCCCGGTAAAAGGGTCGCGGGGAGACCGGGAGCCCGTCTACCGAGACTGCTTGGCCCACTGCGAGAAGCGCAACTGCTCAGGGGCCGGGCTGCGGCACTTCCGCTCCCAGCAGCCGCTCTACATGAGCCTCACAG GATGGACTTGCAGAGATGATTGTAAATATGAATGCATGTGGTTTACCGTGGGCCTTTACGTCCAGGAAGGATACAGAGTGCCTCAGTTTCACGGAAAG TGGCCCTTCTCTCGTTTCCTGTTCTTTCAGGAGCCCGCCTCTGCCTTTGCGTCACTCCTTAACGGACTTGCCAATCTAGTCATGCTGAACCGATACAAAGCTGCTGTTCCGCCTTCTTCTCCCATGTACCACACCTGCATCGCCTTTGCTTGG GTTTCTTTGAATGCCTGGTTCTGGTCTACGGTTTTTCACACTCGGGACACAAATCTAACCGAG GACCCTGGGGTTGAAACGTCCGGCTTTTGCCACCGCCTTTGGGGGTTTCCTGCTCCTCTTCTTGGCCTGCCACATCTCCTACCTGACGCTCGTGCGCTTTGA